The following are from one region of the Streptomyces tuirus genome:
- a CDS encoding MCE family protein: MNRRLKALALLTALAVAGALTVALWPRPGSVRVTAYFPRTVGIYPGSDVRVLGVRIGEVRKITPEGGRVRVELEYDEGREVPAGAQAAIINSSVVSDRYVQLLPVYRKGPVLRDGDVIPESRTAVPVELDRVFDSLHSTSEALGPKGANQDGSLARLLGVSADNLEGQGKNLNRTVDDLSKAVTTLSDGRGDLFGTVRNLQVFTAALAADDKSVRSFNGSLAKVAGELAGERKDLAAALKYLAAALGDVADFVKKNKKTLASDVKGLSKVTKVLVTQRAALKELLEVAPTGLGNLQNAYNPSAGTLDTRNNAQQSQDPADVLCSLLRTTGDEGGKNPDCEELDKLFDSLPEVPKVPVVPSTGSVDRTLGGLLEADA, translated from the coding sequence ATGAACAGGCGCCTGAAGGCTCTCGCGCTGCTCACCGCGCTCGCGGTCGCCGGCGCGCTCACCGTCGCCCTGTGGCCCCGCCCCGGGTCCGTCCGCGTCACGGCGTACTTCCCGCGCACCGTGGGCATCTACCCCGGCTCGGACGTCCGTGTGCTCGGCGTCCGGATCGGCGAGGTCAGGAAGATCACGCCGGAGGGCGGCCGGGTGCGGGTCGAGCTGGAGTACGACGAGGGCCGCGAGGTCCCCGCCGGAGCGCAGGCCGCGATCATCAACTCCTCGGTGGTCAGCGACCGTTACGTGCAGTTGCTGCCGGTGTACCGCAAGGGCCCGGTGCTGCGGGACGGCGACGTCATCCCCGAGTCGCGGACGGCCGTACCGGTCGAACTGGACCGGGTCTTCGACAGCCTGCACAGCACGTCCGAGGCGCTCGGCCCGAAGGGCGCGAACCAGGACGGCTCCCTGGCGCGGCTGCTGGGCGTGAGCGCGGACAACCTCGAAGGGCAGGGCAAGAACCTGAACCGGACGGTGGATGACCTCTCCAAGGCGGTGACCACCCTGTCCGACGGCCGCGGCGACCTGTTCGGCACCGTGCGCAACCTCCAGGTCTTCACCGCCGCGCTGGCGGCCGACGACAAGAGCGTGCGGTCGTTCAACGGCAGCCTCGCCAAGGTGGCCGGTGAGCTGGCCGGGGAGCGCAAGGACCTGGCGGCGGCGCTGAAGTACCTGGCGGCGGCGCTCGGTGACGTGGCCGACTTCGTGAAGAAGAACAAGAAGACCCTGGCCTCGGACGTCAAGGGCCTCAGCAAGGTCACCAAGGTGCTGGTCACCCAACGGGCCGCACTGAAGGAGCTGCTGGAGGTCGCCCCCACCGGACTGGGCAACCTGCAGAACGCCTACAACCCGTCCGCCGGCACCCTCGACACCCGCAACAACGCGCAGCAGTCGCAGGACCCGGCCGACGTGCTGTGCTCCCTGCTGAGGACGACCGGCGACGAGGGCGGCAAGAACCCGGACTGCGAGGAGCTGGACAAGCTCTTCGACTCCCTGCCCGAGGTGCCGAAGGTGCCGGTGGTGCCGAGCACGGGCTCGGTCGACCGGACCCTCGGCGGACTCCTGGAGGCGGACGCATGA
- a CDS encoding MCE family protein, translating into MSPRLIRRRRRRPEPLVKVRILPPRLPGLPKPRRSPKPPKAGTRRPEPLVKVRILPPKLPRVRLRRPRPKAFRDRNPVVIGAAGLTALALLTAAAFNADSLPLIGGGETYSAAFSEAGGLKPGDEVRIAGVKVGKVEEVDLAGDHVEVTFKVKGDPEVGSQTGASIRVKTILGAKYLALHPKGPGRLEPGSEIPLRRTVSAYDVVQAFSDLTTTTEEVDTQRLAKALDTLSTTFQDSPEEVRASIKGLSKISRTVASRDKALRGLLDHANGVTGVLSDHTEDFSALVKDGDKLFKEISKRRTAIHKLLKTSAALGIQLSGLVEDNRAEIGPALKGLNTFVRMLERNQASLDRSVALLAPYVRVFTNTLGNGRWFDAYVQNLVAAPVAPRTGGTP; encoded by the coding sequence ATGAGCCCGCGCCTCATACGGCGGCGCCGCCGTCGCCCCGAGCCGTTGGTGAAGGTGCGGATCCTGCCGCCGAGGCTGCCGGGGCTGCCGAAGCCGCGCCGGAGCCCCAAGCCTCCGAAGGCCGGGACCCGTCGCCCCGAGCCCTTGGTGAAGGTCCGGATCCTGCCGCCGAAGCTGCCGCGCGTCCGGCTGCGCCGCCCGCGCCCGAAGGCGTTCCGCGACCGCAACCCGGTGGTGATCGGGGCCGCCGGCCTGACCGCCCTCGCCCTGCTGACGGCCGCCGCGTTCAACGCCGACAGCCTGCCGCTGATCGGCGGCGGCGAGACGTACAGCGCGGCCTTCTCGGAGGCCGGCGGGCTGAAGCCGGGCGACGAGGTGCGGATCGCCGGGGTGAAGGTCGGCAAGGTCGAGGAGGTCGACCTGGCCGGCGACCACGTCGAGGTGACGTTCAAGGTCAAGGGCGATCCGGAGGTCGGCTCCCAGACGGGCGCCTCGATCCGGGTGAAGACGATCCTCGGCGCGAAGTACCTCGCCCTGCACCCGAAAGGGCCCGGCCGGCTGGAGCCGGGCAGCGAGATCCCGCTGCGGCGGACGGTCTCGGCGTACGACGTCGTGCAGGCGTTCAGCGATCTGACGACCACGACCGAGGAGGTCGACACGCAACGGCTCGCGAAGGCGCTGGACACCCTCTCCACCACCTTCCAGGACTCGCCCGAGGAGGTACGCGCCTCCATCAAGGGGCTGTCGAAAATCTCCCGGACGGTGGCCTCGCGCGACAAGGCGCTGCGCGGGCTCCTCGACCACGCGAACGGTGTCACCGGCGTGCTGTCCGACCACACCGAGGACTTCTCCGCGCTGGTGAAGGACGGCGACAAGCTGTTCAAGGAGATCAGCAAGCGGCGCACGGCGATCCACAAGCTGCTCAAGACCTCCGCCGCGCTCGGCATCCAGCTCTCCGGCCTGGTCGAGGACAACCGCGCGGAGATCGGGCCCGCGCTCAAGGGACTGAACACCTTCGTCAGGATGCTCGAACGCAACCAGGCGAGCCTCGACCGCAGCGTCGCACTGCTCGCCCCGTACGTGCGGGTCTTCACCAACACCCTGGGCAACGGCCGCTGGTTCGACGCCTACGTCCAGAACCTGGTGGCCGCTCCGGTGGCCCCGCGCACGGGAGGCACGCCATGA
- a CDS encoding MCE family protein: protein MRATGARRTAAPLIKFSLFALVTIMATALLAATIVNVSLAGKHTYRAVFSDVTGLEEGDDIRVAGVRVGEVEGIRIKDRTLAEVSFTVAAQRPLLTSTQAVVRYRNLVGQRYIALTEGVGTGTRLRPGGTIPLSRTQPALDLNALLNGFKPLFAALSPQDVNQLATEIIKTLQGEGGTVNSLLAHTASLTTTLAGRDKLIGSVIDNLNTVLETLDKRGARFSGLLKQLRRVISGLSADRKPIGSSLVSIGSLSEATSGLLEDARPALKDDIAGLTDLTGTLNRNERTVEGVLKRLPNKLNELTGTASYGSWFNFYLCDFDGRIVLPKTKQVLTPEMHVARARCGG, encoded by the coding sequence CACGATCATGGCGACGGCCCTGCTCGCCGCGACCATCGTCAATGTCTCCCTCGCCGGGAAGCACACCTACCGGGCGGTGTTCAGCGATGTGACGGGCCTGGAGGAGGGGGACGACATCCGGGTGGCCGGGGTGCGGGTCGGCGAGGTCGAGGGCATCCGGATCAAGGACCGGACGCTCGCGGAGGTCAGCTTCACCGTGGCGGCGCAGCGCCCGCTGCTCACCAGCACGCAGGCGGTGGTCCGCTACCGGAACCTGGTCGGGCAGCGGTACATCGCGCTGACCGAGGGCGTCGGCACCGGCACCCGGCTGCGGCCGGGCGGCACGATCCCGCTGTCGCGGACGCAGCCGGCGCTGGACCTGAACGCATTGCTGAACGGCTTCAAGCCGCTGTTCGCCGCGCTCAGCCCGCAGGACGTCAACCAGCTCGCCACCGAGATCATCAAGACCCTCCAGGGCGAGGGCGGCACCGTCAACAGCCTGCTCGCGCACACCGCGTCGCTCACCACCACGCTCGCGGGCCGCGACAAGCTGATCGGCTCCGTGATCGACAACCTCAACACCGTGCTGGAGACGCTCGACAAGCGCGGTGCCCGCTTCTCCGGGCTGCTGAAGCAGCTACGGCGGGTGATCTCCGGGCTGTCCGCCGACCGCAAGCCCATCGGGTCGTCCCTGGTGAGCATCGGCAGCCTCAGCGAGGCCACCTCGGGGCTGCTGGAGGACGCCCGCCCGGCCCTGAAGGACGACATCGCCGGGCTGACCGATCTCACCGGAACGCTGAACAGGAACGAGAGGACCGTGGAGGGCGTGCTGAAGCGGCTGCCGAACAAGCTGAACGAGCTGACGGGGACGGCGTCCTACGGCTCGTGGTTCAACTTCTACCTCTGCGACTTCGACGGCCGGATCGTGCTGCCGAAGACGAAGCAGGTGCTCACTCCCGAGATGCACGTGGCCCGGGCGAGGTGCGGCGGATGA